One window of the Desulfatiglans sp. genome contains the following:
- a CDS encoding 4Fe-4S dicluster domain-containing protein, producing MVDSEKPRENEKKIDRREFLVGSGAAIAAGALVAGIPGVAGAAASNQTYPKSEGYIVYDSRLCLGCQSCMFACSLTHEGVVNPSLSRIQIIRDAPSFAKYPYDIVMSVCRQCVSPLCVQVCPTGACHVDEANGNIRRIDQKKCIGCKKCIQACPQDPHKTIWNPVIKKTAKCDLCESAPYWNEKGGPKGKQACIETCPVKALKLVTDAPSQKDINGYDINLAPPPPKAKPQGFVLPKQEPGKAAEKGGN from the coding sequence ATGGTTGATTCTGAAAAACCCAGAGAAAACGAAAAAAAAATAGACCGCCGTGAGTTTCTGGTGGGAAGCGGTGCCGCTATTGCTGCCGGAGCTTTGGTTGCAGGCATTCCGGGTGTTGCGGGCGCTGCTGCCAGTAACCAGACCTATCCAAAATCAGAGGGATACATCGTGTATGACAGCAGGCTCTGCCTCGGTTGCCAGAGCTGCATGTTTGCATGCTCACTGACGCATGAAGGTGTTGTTAACCCTTCATTGTCCAGGATACAGATCATCCGTGACGCACCGTCATTTGCCAAATACCCGTATGATATAGTAATGTCTGTTTGCAGGCAGTGTGTTTCACCCCTGTGTGTTCAGGTCTGTCCGACCGGGGCCTGCCATGTGGATGAGGCAAACGGAAACATCAGGAGGATCGATCAGAAAAAATGCATAGGATGTAAAAAATGCATCCAGGCATGTCCACAGGACCCTCACAAGACCATCTGGAACCCTGTAATAAAAAAAACCGCCAAATGTGACCTTTGTGAGAGCGCTCCATACTGGAATGAAAAGGGCGGGCCAAAGGGGAAACAGGCATGTATTGAAACATGCCCGGTCAAGGCCCTCAAGCTTGTAACAGATGCCCCGTCACAGAAAGACATCAACGGGTATGATATTAACCTTGCGCCACCACCGCCCAAGGCAAAACCGCAGGGTTTTGTATTACCGAAACAAGAGCCCGGTAAAGCGGCTGAGAAGGGAGGTAATTAA
- a CDS encoding flavodoxin family protein: MSDKILKIIGVSGSPRIASTDYAVKLALQYAEERHGAETAYFSVHKKQINFCIHCDYCVRKKEGCIHKDDMMELYPKLEWADAWILGSPVYQGAISGQLKTVLDRLRASVAKKKSIFVGKLGAGLASGGDRVGGQEPVIKTIHDFFIINGMIPVGGGAFGANLGMTFWSKDKKAEGAAEDEEGIKSIHRTIDHMTKLAARLKD; this comes from the coding sequence ATGTCTGATAAAATATTAAAAATAATCGGTGTCTCAGGCAGCCCGCGTATTGCTTCAACAGATTATGCTGTGAAACTTGCCCTTCAGTATGCAGAGGAAAGGCATGGCGCTGAAACAGCATATTTTTCTGTTCATAAAAAACAGATCAATTTCTGTATACACTGTGATTACTGTGTAAGAAAAAAAGAGGGGTGCATACACAAAGACGATATGATGGAACTCTACCCCAAGCTTGAATGGGCAGATGCCTGGATACTGGGGAGCCCTGTGTATCAGGGGGCCATATCCGGCCAGCTCAAGACCGTGCTTGACCGGCTGCGCGCATCTGTTGCAAAAAAAAAGAGCATCTTTGTGGGTAAGCTCGGGGCAGGGCTTGCGTCAGGCGGAGACAGGGTTGGGGGCCAGGAGCCTGTTATAAAAACCATTCACGACTTTTTTATAATAAACGGGATGATACCGGTGGGCGGGGGTGCCTTTGGCGCAAACCTGGGTATGACCTTCTGGTCAAAGGATAAAAAGGCAGAGGGTGCAGCAGAGGATGAAGAGGGTATAAAGTCCATCCACAGGACAATAGATCACATGACAAAGCTTGCTGCCAGATTAAAGGACTAG
- the afpA gene encoding archaeoflavoprotein AfpA → MTVNIAWGITGAGDLLNEVFDVMEGLSGHDDIKITAIVSKAGESVLKWYKLTERLNSITEKVLIEKDANTPFIAGPLQTGKYQCLVVAPATANTVAKLVHGIADTLLTNCVSMTNKAGREVFILPVDKERGTITTTLPDGKPFQLTMRDIDVDNTEKLRHMKGITVVDRPEEIKRVVKG, encoded by the coding sequence ATGACAGTCAATATAGCATGGGGTATAACCGGCGCGGGTGATCTGCTTAATGAGGTTTTTGACGTCATGGAGGGGTTATCAGGGCATGATGATATAAAGATTACCGCTATTGTATCAAAGGCCGGAGAGTCAGTATTAAAATGGTATAAGCTGACTGAAAGGCTTAACTCCATTACAGAAAAGGTGTTGATAGAAAAGGATGCCAACACGCCCTTTATAGCTGGGCCGTTGCAGACAGGAAAATACCAGTGCCTTGTTGTAGCCCCTGCTACCGCAAACACAGTAGCAAAGCTTGTTCACGGGATAGCAGATACCCTGCTTACAAACTGTGTATCCATGACAAACAAGGCAGGGAGAGAGGTTTTTATATTACCTGTTGATAAAGAAAGAGGAACAATAACAACAACCCTGCCAGACGGAAAACCCTTTCAGCTTACAATGCGCGATATTGATGTTGATAATACAGAAAAACTAAGGCATATGAAGGGGATAACCGTGGTTGACAGGCCTGAGGAGATAAAAAGGGTTGTAAAAGGTTAG
- the pepF gene encoding oligoendopeptidase F: MTQNAIPERKDIPEIYRWDLSPLFGSTEEWENLYTELEKELPGYEKYRGRLGESAQTLKEAVTFSLNTDRNIEKLYTYAHLKSDEDKSNQQYLAMYQRAITLYTHASELASFITPEIQAIDEDQMNQFLKEDILKEYRFYLEKILRYKPHTHDEKIERILAMSQDFSLASSQVFGQLDNVDLKFGDVTDETGTAIELSHGNFSTFLINPDREIRKRAFHQYYREYKDHENTIATTLSYSNKKNIFYSRVRNFESARSSALFSDDVPEAVYDNLVSTVRENLSPLFDYFRFRKKSLGLDALHFYDTYVPIVPDIKFTMSYDEAVEVCIKALKPLGEEYVSILKKGLTGGWVDRYENRGKRSGAYSSGCYDSPPYILMNFQDKNINSLYTLAHEAGHSMHSYLSIKNQPYVDHQYTIFVAEVASTLNEALLSNYLLDYYSGDPAMKAYILNREIDNFRATLYRQTMFAEFEKICHSILEQNQPLTLENIKGEYRKLLDLYFGDTLVIDPELELECLRIPHFYSAFYVYKYATGISAATALADLVLNGDEKARASYLDFLKLGGSKFPLDELKDAGVDMRSPEPVKKAIEHFKKRVGQLKEETGKLKRK; the protein is encoded by the coding sequence ATGACCCAGAATGCCATACCTGAAAGAAAAGATATCCCTGAAATATACAGGTGGGACCTTTCCCCCCTGTTCGGTTCAACTGAGGAGTGGGAAAACCTGTATACTGAGCTTGAAAAAGAGCTTCCGGGCTATGAGAAATACCGCGGAAGGCTAGGAGAGTCGGCGCAGACCCTTAAAGAGGCAGTCACCTTTTCGCTCAATACAGATCGAAACATAGAAAAACTCTATACATATGCCCACCTCAAAAGTGATGAGGATAAATCAAACCAGCAGTATCTGGCTATGTATCAGAGGGCAATTACCCTGTACACGCATGCATCTGAATTGGCCAGTTTTATTACACCGGAGATACAGGCAATAGATGAAGACCAAATGAACCAGTTTTTAAAGGAGGATATTTTAAAGGAGTACAGGTTTTATCTTGAAAAGATACTGAGGTACAAACCCCATACCCATGATGAAAAGATAGAGAGGATACTTGCCATGAGCCAGGATTTTTCCCTTGCCTCATCCCAGGTGTTTGGCCAGCTCGATAATGTTGACCTTAAGTTTGGTGATGTTACAGATGAAACAGGTACCGCCATTGAGCTCAGTCATGGTAATTTTTCGACCTTTCTAATCAACCCTGACCGTGAGATCAGGAAAAGGGCATTTCACCAGTATTATCGTGAGTATAAAGACCATGAAAACACCATTGCAACAACCCTTTCATACAGCAACAAGAAGAATATCTTCTATTCACGGGTAAGGAATTTTGAGTCTGCAAGGTCATCTGCCCTGTTCAGTGATGATGTACCGGAGGCGGTCTATGATAACCTGGTTTCAACAGTGAGAGAAAACCTGAGCCCCCTGTTTGACTATTTCAGGTTCCGCAAAAAGAGCCTTGGTCTTGATGCGCTCCATTTCTATGACACCTATGTGCCCATAGTGCCTGATATAAAATTCACCATGAGCTATGATGAGGCGGTGGAGGTATGTATAAAAGCACTTAAGCCCCTTGGTGAGGAGTATGTCTCCATCCTGAAAAAGGGGCTCACAGGTGGATGGGTAGACAGGTACGAAAACAGGGGGAAGAGGAGCGGGGCATACTCATCAGGCTGTTATGATTCTCCACCATACATACTCATGAATTTTCAGGACAAAAATATAAACAGCCTCTACACCCTCGCCCATGAGGCAGGCCATTCCATGCATTCGTATCTGTCCATCAAGAACCAGCCCTATGTGGATCATCAGTATACCATATTTGTGGCAGAGGTGGCCTCCACACTTAATGAGGCGCTTTTAAGTAATTACCTCCTTGATTATTACAGCGGTGACCCGGCCATGAAGGCCTATATACTCAACCGCGAGATAGACAACTTCAGAGCAACACTCTACAGGCAGACCATGTTTGCGGAGTTTGAAAAGATATGCCACTCTATCCTTGAGCAGAACCAGCCCCTTACCCTTGAGAATATAAAAGGGGAGTACAGGAAGCTGCTCGATTTATATTTTGGTGATACACTTGTAATTGACCCGGAGCTTGAGCTTGAGTGCCTGCGCATACCCCATTTTTATTCCGCATTTTATGTGTACAAGTATGCGACCGGTATATCAGCAGCAACCGCCCTTGCGGATTTGGTGTTAAATGGGGATGAAAAGGCAAGGGCATCATACCTGGATTTTCTGAAACTTGGCGGAAGCAAGTTTCCCCTTGATGAGCTCAAGGATGCGGGTGTGGATATGAGGTCTCCTGAACCAGTCAAAAAGGCGATAGAACATTTTAAAAAGAGGGTAGGGCAGTTGAAAGAGGAGACAGGAAAATTAAAGAGGAAATAA
- a CDS encoding rhodanese-like domain-containing protein, producing the protein MMKKFFVLILMFISAVACGQNAQADKNAVFNPDNVVIDVRSPEEYKAGHIKNAKNIPVDKIIKDIKTAVPDKEETIVLYCRSGRRSEIAEKTLKEMGYKNVINAGRYEALKAQEDKGN; encoded by the coding sequence ATCATGAAAAAGTTTTTTGTTCTTATACTGATGTTTATCTCTGCTGTTGCCTGCGGACAAAATGCCCAGGCAGATAAAAATGCGGTGTTTAACCCTGATAATGTAGTTATTGATGTAAGGTCTCCTGAAGAATACAAGGCCGGTCATATTAAAAATGCCAAAAATATACCTGTTGATAAAATTATAAAGGATATCAAAACTGCTGTTCCGGATAAGGAAGAAACCATTGTGCTTTACTGCCGAAGCGGCAGGCGATCTGAGATCGCTGAAAAGACCTTGAAAGAGATGGGTTATAAAAATGTTATCAATGCAGGAAGATATGAGGCCCTGAAGGCGCAGGAGGATAAGGGTAACTGA